The following are from one region of the Halosolutus amylolyticus genome:
- a CDS encoding phosphoenolpyruvate hydrolase family protein encodes MTFTHEESLTRLRETVSSGEPIVGAGAGTGMSAKFAERGGVDLLIIYNSGRYRMNGRGSLAGLLPYGDANEIVLDMGRQVLPVVEDTPVLAGVNGTDPFRQMDVFIEDLKRRGFSGVQNFPTVGLIDEDSQFRQNIEETGMGYDKEVDMIREASEQGMLTCPYVFSEDQAREMTEAGADVIVSHMGLTTSGDIGAETALDLETAAERVQAHHDAATDVDEDVLVICHGGPIAWPDDAEYVLNNTEGVVGFFGASSLERLPTEEAIENQAREFKSIEF; translated from the coding sequence ATGACATTCACACACGAGGAATCGCTGACGCGGCTACGCGAGACCGTATCGAGCGGGGAGCCGATCGTCGGCGCCGGCGCGGGGACGGGGATGTCGGCGAAGTTCGCCGAGCGCGGCGGCGTCGACCTGCTGATCATCTACAATTCGGGACGGTACCGAATGAACGGCCGGGGCTCGCTGGCCGGCCTGCTTCCGTACGGCGACGCAAACGAGATCGTTCTCGACATGGGCCGGCAGGTGTTGCCGGTGGTGGAGGACACGCCCGTTCTCGCGGGCGTCAACGGAACCGATCCGTTCCGGCAGATGGACGTCTTCATCGAGGACCTCAAACGACGCGGGTTCTCGGGCGTCCAGAACTTCCCGACGGTGGGCCTCATCGACGAGGACAGCCAGTTCCGGCAGAACATCGAAGAGACGGGCATGGGGTACGACAAGGAGGTCGACATGATCCGGGAGGCGTCCGAACAGGGCATGCTGACGTGCCCGTACGTCTTCAGCGAGGACCAGGCCCGCGAGATGACCGAAGCCGGGGCCGACGTGATCGTGTCGCACATGGGGCTGACGACCTCGGGGGACATCGGTGCCGAAACGGCGCTCGACCTGGAAACGGCCGCGGAGCGAGTGCAGGCTCACCACGACGCGGCCACGGACGTCGACGAGGACGTCCTGGTCATCTGTCACGGCGGCCCGATCGCGTGGCCCGACGACGCCGAGTACGTCCTGAACAATACGGAGGGCGTCGTCGGCTTCTTCGGCGCGTCCAGCCTCGAACGTCTTCCGACCGAAGAGGCGATCGAGAACCAGGCCCGCGAATTCAAATCGATCGAGTTCTGA
- a CDS encoding DUF7344 domain-containing protein, whose protein sequence is MSERRITFDTVLDLCSDEHRRIILAVLAEEQRSLTVNDLRRTILTYNHHTPVTNASEAVLTEIRVSISHTHIPRLESAGVIEYDSERNVVEPTEQFDQLQPHLSAILDIDPNLNEPVEL, encoded by the coding sequence ATGAGCGAGAGACGCATCACATTCGACACGGTTCTCGACCTGTGTAGTGATGAGCACCGTCGCATCATCCTGGCGGTACTCGCAGAAGAGCAGCGTTCATTGACGGTGAATGACCTCAGGAGAACGATTCTTACCTACAATCATCATACGCCAGTTACCAACGCTTCTGAAGCGGTGCTAACGGAAATTCGAGTCTCGATATCCCACACGCACATTCCGAGGTTAGAATCGGCAGGAGTCATCGAATACGATTCGGAACGGAACGTCGTGGAACCAACGGAACAGTTCGACCAGTTACAGCCTCATCTATCCGCGATTCTCGATATCGATCCGAATCTCAACGAGCCAGTTGAGTTGTAA
- a CDS encoding helix-turn-helix domain-containing protein, protein MATEASFTVPSEKFPLGTVFEKLPDVSVELERIIPARDVVIPYFWVRGTAVDDVEGAFSEHPGVKEIQFVDSVEDEHLLRVEWAMDYDDVLTTLTETQVTLIEAVGTNKQWTFDIRGDTRGDIADFQPRCREVGIPIMITKLRALTPIETATEAALTDTQQEALVLAYERGYFESPREATMKEIGDELGITQQAVASRLRRGIKHILGSTLSDVSAPSR, encoded by the coding sequence ATGGCTACAGAGGCTTCCTTTACGGTACCGTCCGAGAAATTCCCGCTAGGGACGGTGTTCGAGAAACTGCCGGATGTGTCGGTCGAACTGGAGCGGATTATCCCTGCCCGAGACGTGGTGATCCCGTACTTCTGGGTTCGGGGAACCGCTGTTGACGATGTCGAAGGGGCGTTCTCGGAGCACCCGGGCGTGAAGGAAATCCAGTTCGTCGACTCCGTCGAAGACGAGCATCTGTTGCGCGTCGAGTGGGCGATGGATTACGACGACGTATTAACCACGCTGACTGAGACGCAGGTCACGCTCATCGAAGCCGTCGGGACGAACAAGCAGTGGACGTTCGATATTCGTGGTGACACCCGTGGTGATATTGCTGATTTCCAACCCCGGTGTCGGGAGGTAGGCATCCCGATCATGATCACGAAACTGCGCGCGCTCACGCCAATCGAGACGGCTACCGAGGCTGCACTGACCGATACCCAGCAAGAAGCGTTGGTGCTCGCCTACGAGCGCGGCTACTTCGAATCCCCGCGTGAAGCAACGATGAAAGAAATCGGCGACGAACTCGGTATCACACAGCAGGCCGTCGCATCCAGACTCCGGCGTGGAATCAAGCACATCCTCGGAAGTACGCTATCCGATGTATCGGCTCCCTCTCGGTAG
- a CDS encoding DUF7344 domain-containing protein, whose amino-acid sequence MCHSGERDQRGESNAQYRMSSVQCGPKLYCLNREEEDSHMIIYICFIDPCVVTGNMDSAGCYPDKAPMIDQLMDTLGESVRRETIHYFENHSSGKTATVDELVAHIGARVPNKDREELSLLLRHTHLPKLQSRGWLEFEHRSNTIRYHGHESVQQWLEDVLEVFSE is encoded by the coding sequence ATGTGCCACTCGGGTGAGCGCGATCAGCGTGGCGAGTCGAACGCTCAGTACAGGATGAGTAGTGTTCAGTGCGGGCCAAAACTGTACTGCCTGAATCGAGAAGAAGAGGACTCACATATGATTATTTACATATGCTTTATTGATCCTTGTGTGGTAACTGGCAACATGGATTCCGCGGGATGCTATCCAGATAAGGCACCGATGATAGACCAGCTTATGGATACGCTGGGTGAGAGTGTCCGGCGGGAGACTATCCACTATTTCGAAAATCACAGTAGCGGAAAGACCGCTACGGTCGATGAATTGGTCGCTCACATCGGGGCGCGAGTTCCAAATAAAGACCGTGAAGAACTATCACTCCTGCTCAGACATACCCATCTGCCAAAACTGCAATCAAGAGGGTGGCTGGAGTTTGAGCATCGAAGTAACACCATCCGATATCATGGCCATGAATCAGTCCAACAATGGCTGGAAGATGTATTAGAGGTATTTAGCGAATAG
- a CDS encoding GNAT family N-acetyltransferase, whose product MHIRRVRTEADALRRYSEMCWIPYHEELSETVDSHSLIDDLDRQEVVEFHLDLLDSPSNRLWVALDAGDDPPVSLSADDATVAGFVQTRLEPSPQYFDWPDRLHVSDIWVRKSYRGTGLADDLMARVRQQAREDGCAELTLDVATENERAMAYCEKRGFEVQGFGMRVPLQDVTLDVSASEPMTGAHSSVHLRRVRVEEDVMHRFVEECWFPFWRDLGAAVGEHHLSQDIDRNALVEELLEEYDVPDRRCWVALDDSEDATASLAETDAVFAGWLNAGLEPSDRFLDPPERLFIGNLYVGTTYRGSGLADHLVSRAMQYAREEGCGELSLGVEADNERAMAYYEKLGFEPHRQRMAVSLNAVET is encoded by the coding sequence ATGCATATTCGTCGGGTTCGCACCGAAGCGGACGCCCTCCGGCGCTACAGTGAGATGTGCTGGATTCCCTATCACGAGGAGTTGAGTGAAACGGTGGACTCGCATTCCCTGATCGACGACCTCGATAGACAGGAGGTAGTCGAGTTCCACCTCGACCTGCTCGATTCACCATCGAACCGGTTGTGGGTCGCTCTCGACGCCGGTGACGACCCACCGGTGTCACTGTCGGCAGACGACGCGACGGTCGCCGGGTTCGTGCAGACACGGCTTGAGCCGTCTCCGCAATATTTCGACTGGCCTGACAGGCTCCACGTCAGTGATATCTGGGTGCGGAAATCCTATCGGGGGACAGGTCTCGCCGATGACCTGATGGCACGCGTGAGACAGCAGGCGCGAGAGGACGGGTGTGCAGAGCTGACACTCGACGTCGCGACCGAGAACGAGCGGGCGATGGCCTACTGCGAGAAGCGTGGCTTCGAGGTCCAGGGCTTCGGGATGCGTGTGCCGTTGCAAGATGTCACGCTGGACGTCAGTGCCAGTGAACCGATGACCGGTGCTCACTCGTCAGTCCACCTCCGCCGGGTCCGGGTCGAAGAAGACGTCATGCACCGGTTCGTTGAGGAGTGTTGGTTCCCATTCTGGCGAGATCTCGGTGCCGCCGTCGGTGAGCACCACCTCAGTCAGGACATCGACCGGAACGCACTGGTCGAGGAACTCCTCGAAGAGTACGACGTGCCGGACAGGCGATGTTGGGTTGCTCTCGACGATAGTGAAGACGCGACAGCCTCCCTCGCCGAGACTGACGCCGTGTTCGCCGGTTGGCTGAATGCCGGACTCGAACCGAGTGACCGGTTCCTTGACCCGCCGGAACGGCTCTTCATCGGAAACCTGTACGTCGGCACCACCTACAGAGGATCGGGGCTTGCCGACCATCTCGTTTCCCGGGCGATGCAGTATGCACGTGAGGAAGGCTGTGGCGAACTCTCACTCGGCGTGGAAGCGGATAACGAACGAGCAATGGCGTACTACGAGAAACTCGGGTTCGAACCACATCGACAGCGGATGGCTGTCTCCCTTAATGCTGTCGAGACGTAG
- a CDS encoding DUF7475 family protein, with translation METNRTTNSASTFTRPSNPIGYLAVLMALITGVLHLLASTNAIEFSVLLAVLFILNGLGFVGGAILYLSRFWRRWLFLVAALYSIVTILALFAIQGWGVEAFYVEGTINPIAIITKAAEAILAVCAIYLYLYSVN, from the coding sequence ATGGAAACGAACCGTACAACGAACTCGGCTTCGACGTTCACCCGTCCGTCCAACCCAATCGGGTATCTCGCTGTACTCATGGCACTCATAACGGGCGTTCTACATTTGTTGGCATCTACGAACGCTATCGAGTTTAGTGTGCTACTTGCTGTTCTTTTCATTCTCAACGGACTCGGCTTTGTAGGAGGGGCAATTCTGTATCTATCCCGGTTTTGGCGCCGGTGGCTCTTTCTTGTCGCGGCCCTCTACTCGATCGTAACGATTCTCGCGCTCTTCGCGATACAGGGATGGGGTGTAGAAGCGTTCTACGTGGAAGGAACCATCAATCCGATCGCGATTATTACAAAAGCTGCTGAAGCGATACTTGCTGTCTGTGCGATCTATTTATATCTATACAGTGTCAACTAG
- a CDS encoding beta-ribofuranosylaminobenzene 5'-phosphate synthase family protein produces the protein MATITVSAGARLHVGFQNLSLARERLYGGIGLGLAEPRVTVTAEPASGVETDDPLVREYAERAAAVLDVPGVAIELEERLPRHVGLGSGTQLALSILTATARAHGRDPRVRERAPAMGRGGRSGIGVATFEDGGFVVDAGHPTSRFTTDPPAEGDWTVPPVVARHDLPPEWRFLVVVPDADPGRNGEEEDASMRAVVERADPAIADEIAGVVTRTLLPAAAEGRLEAFGEAIAEIGRKNGAWYADAQGGVFRPPAGELVEALEACPVLTGVGQSSWGPVVYGVTDAAHADEAAGAARNAIADRGLDGDVILARAGTDGAQIGGSDPATE, from the coding sequence ATGGCGACGATCACGGTGAGTGCGGGTGCACGGCTCCACGTCGGCTTCCAGAACCTCTCGCTCGCCCGCGAGCGCCTCTATGGCGGGATCGGGCTCGGCCTCGCGGAGCCGCGGGTGACCGTCACCGCCGAACCCGCGTCCGGCGTCGAGACCGATGACCCGCTGGTCCGGGAGTACGCGGAGCGAGCAGCGGCCGTGCTCGACGTTCCCGGCGTCGCGATCGAACTCGAGGAGCGCCTGCCCCGGCACGTCGGGCTGGGAAGCGGCACCCAGCTCGCCCTGTCGATCCTGACGGCGACCGCACGGGCCCACGGCCGCGATCCGCGGGTTCGCGAACGCGCGCCTGCGATGGGACGCGGCGGCAGGAGCGGCATCGGCGTCGCGACCTTCGAGGACGGCGGCTTCGTCGTCGACGCCGGCCACCCGACGAGCCGGTTCACTACCGACCCGCCCGCGGAGGGCGACTGGACGGTCCCGCCCGTCGTCGCCCGCCACGACCTGCCCCCCGAGTGGCGATTCCTCGTCGTCGTCCCCGACGCCGACCCCGGCCGCAACGGCGAGGAAGAGGACGCCAGCATGCGCGCCGTCGTCGAGCGCGCCGATCCGGCGATCGCCGACGAGATCGCCGGCGTCGTCACCCGGACGCTGCTCCCGGCCGCCGCGGAGGGCCGCCTCGAGGCGTTCGGCGAGGCGATCGCCGAGATTGGCCGCAAGAACGGCGCGTGGTACGCGGACGCCCAGGGCGGCGTCTTCCGGCCGCCGGCAGGCGAACTCGTCGAGGCGCTCGAGGCCTGTCCGGTCCTGACCGGCGTCGGCCAGTCCTCGTGGGGACCGGTGGTCTACGGCGTCACCGACGCGGCACACGCCGACGAGGCTGCGGGCGCGGCCCGGAACGCGATCGCCGATCGAGGACTCGACGGGGACGTGATTCTCGCACGCGCTGGGACCGACGGTGCGCAGATCGGTGGTAGCGATCCGGCAACAGAATAG
- a CDS encoding glycosyltransferase gives MADASVVVPACEEADRLDRTLDALATQRFDGALEVIVVATGRETLAVARDHPRVDRALVDERCDGPGPARNLGASVASGDVLCFTDADTIVPSTWVRRHYRHYAIPTVVGVGGPLRAGTDDPLHPLAFRVLSDWWYRLSWPVGFVQQPGPNCSVRRSAFEAIDGFDESLAFLEDTDLSLRLKRRGTVVYDHTCPVATSPRRQEREGYVGLFLTNLVGYLRYALPGTTPIRPYF, from the coding sequence ATGGCAGACGCCTCGGTCGTCGTCCCTGCCTGCGAGGAGGCCGATCGGCTCGATCGGACCCTGGACGCGCTCGCGACCCAGCGCTTCGACGGGGCACTCGAGGTGATCGTGGTCGCTACCGGGCGGGAGACGCTCGCGGTCGCCCGCGACCACCCCCGGGTCGATCGGGCGCTGGTCGACGAGCGATGCGACGGGCCCGGCCCGGCCCGGAACCTCGGCGCGAGCGTCGCGAGCGGCGACGTGCTGTGTTTCACGGACGCGGACACGATCGTTCCGTCGACCTGGGTTCGCCGCCACTACCGCCACTACGCGATCCCGACCGTCGTCGGCGTCGGCGGGCCGCTCCGGGCCGGCACGGACGATCCCCTGCATCCGCTCGCCTTTCGCGTCCTCTCGGACTGGTGGTACCGGCTCAGCTGGCCCGTCGGCTTCGTCCAGCAGCCGGGGCCGAACTGCAGCGTCCGCCGATCGGCCTTCGAGGCGATCGATGGCTTCGACGAGTCCCTCGCCTTCCTCGAGGATACGGACCTCTCCCTCCGGCTCAAACGGCGGGGGACGGTCGTCTACGATCACACCTGTCCCGTGGCGACCTCACCCCGTCGGCAGGAGCGGGAGGGGTACGTCGGCCTCTTCCTCACGAACCTGGTGGGCTATCTCCGGTACGCGCTCCCCGGAACGACCCCGATCCGGCCGTACTTTTAG
- a CDS encoding CobW family GTP-binding protein, producing the protein MAQHTDRIPVTVLSGYLGAGKTTLVNHVLSNPGGREIAVIVNDMGEVNVDADLIARENEDDGIVDLSNGCICCRLQGDLLEEARRLAQEREFEYLLVESSGISEPIPVAQVFTEGTDASDIDPTERFRLDTMVTVLDTYGFWKEFDAGETLPEHAQPDERRPLSEVLVEGIEFCDVLLMNKTDMVPDDVVDEIETVVDRLQPRAERVRTSYCEVDPDLVLGTGRFDFEEAKRSQGWKRELRGEGHGHDHGETDAAGHDGHAHEQRAADLHGVSSFVFRADAPFRPDELADWLEEWDGSIVRAKGVCHVAGHDEVIGLSQAGPAVQAGPIGEWRPDDDRRTQLVFIGRGMDEERIREELEAMVVDAAAGIEDEEWTEPFPL; encoded by the coding sequence ATGGCACAACACACGGATCGAATCCCGGTCACCGTGCTCAGCGGGTATCTCGGTGCCGGAAAGACCACCCTCGTCAATCACGTCCTGTCGAATCCGGGTGGACGCGAGATCGCCGTCATCGTCAACGACATGGGAGAAGTAAACGTCGACGCGGACCTGATCGCCCGCGAAAACGAGGACGACGGCATCGTCGATCTCTCGAACGGCTGTATCTGCTGTCGGCTGCAGGGAGATCTACTCGAGGAAGCCCGACGACTCGCGCAGGAACGGGAGTTCGAGTACCTGCTCGTCGAATCCTCCGGGATCAGCGAACCGATCCCCGTGGCCCAGGTGTTCACCGAGGGAACCGACGCGAGCGACATCGATCCGACGGAACGCTTCCGGCTCGACACCATGGTGACCGTCCTCGACACGTACGGGTTCTGGAAGGAGTTTGACGCCGGCGAAACGCTTCCGGAGCACGCCCAGCCCGACGAGCGGCGACCGCTGAGCGAGGTTCTCGTCGAGGGAATCGAGTTCTGTGACGTGCTCCTGATGAACAAGACCGACATGGTTCCCGACGACGTCGTCGACGAAATCGAGACCGTCGTCGATCGGCTCCAGCCCCGGGCCGAGCGGGTCCGCACGAGTTACTGCGAGGTCGACCCGGACCTCGTGCTGGGGACCGGCCGCTTCGACTTCGAGGAGGCGAAACGATCGCAGGGGTGGAAACGCGAACTCCGCGGTGAGGGGCACGGTCACGACCACGGCGAGACAGACGCTGCCGGACACGACGGTCACGCTCACGAGCAGCGCGCCGCCGATCTCCACGGCGTCTCGTCGTTCGTCTTTCGCGCCGACGCGCCGTTTCGGCCCGACGAACTGGCCGACTGGCTCGAAGAGTGGGACGGCTCGATCGTCCGGGCGAAAGGCGTCTGTCACGTCGCCGGTCACGACGAGGTGATCGGGCTCAGCCAGGCCGGTCCGGCGGTGCAGGCGGGGCCGATCGGCGAGTGGCGACCCGACGACGATCGGCGGACCCAGCTGGTGTTCATCGGCAGGGGGATGGACGAAGAACGGATCCGAGAAGAACTCGAGGCGATGGTCGTCGACGCGGCGGCGGGGATCGAGGACGAGGAGTGGACGGAGCCGTTCCCGCTATGA
- a CDS encoding glutathione-independent formaldehyde dehydrogenase: MNAVVYKGPHDVAVEEVDEPEIQHPNDVLVDITTTCICGSDLHMYEGRTAADPGIVFGHENMGIISEVGDAVTTLEEGDRVVMPFNVACGFCQNCEDGYTGFCTNVNPGFAGGAYGYVAMGPYKGGQAEKLRVPYADFNALKLPEGDEHEDAFSLLADIFPTGWHGTRLANLNPGESIAIYGGGPVGLMAAYSAKIQGASEIYVVDRVPSRLELAEDHCDAHAINFEEGDPVDQIVEEHGDEVDKGVDAVGYQAIDPETDPGDDAYDPARENPAVVLNQLIQTVRPTGEIGVPGLYVPSDPGAPDEMAAQGRLGIDFGKLFEKGHKFGTGQCNVKQYNRQLRDMIIEGRADPSWVVSHRVDLEEAPEMYQKFDDREEGVTKVLLEP, translated from the coding sequence ATGAACGCTGTCGTATACAAGGGGCCGCACGACGTGGCGGTCGAAGAAGTGGACGAACCCGAGATCCAGCATCCGAACGACGTCCTCGTCGACATCACGACGACGTGTATCTGTGGGTCGGACCTCCACATGTACGAGGGCCGAACCGCCGCGGACCCGGGCATCGTCTTCGGACACGAGAACATGGGAATCATCAGCGAGGTCGGTGACGCGGTCACCACGCTCGAAGAGGGCGATCGCGTCGTGATGCCGTTCAACGTCGCCTGTGGCTTCTGTCAGAACTGTGAGGACGGCTATACGGGATTCTGTACCAACGTCAACCCCGGCTTCGCCGGCGGCGCGTACGGCTACGTCGCGATGGGGCCGTACAAAGGTGGCCAGGCCGAGAAACTCCGCGTCCCCTACGCCGACTTCAACGCGCTCAAACTCCCCGAGGGCGACGAACACGAGGACGCGTTCTCGCTGCTCGCGGACATCTTCCCGACGGGGTGGCACGGGACGCGGCTGGCGAACCTGAACCCCGGCGAATCGATCGCGATCTACGGGGGCGGGCCGGTCGGGCTGATGGCCGCCTACAGCGCGAAGATCCAGGGAGCCTCGGAGATCTACGTCGTCGATCGGGTCCCGAGCAGGCTCGAACTCGCGGAAGATCACTGCGACGCGCACGCGATCAACTTCGAAGAGGGCGATCCCGTCGACCAGATCGTCGAGGAACACGGCGACGAGGTCGACAAGGGGGTCGACGCGGTCGGCTACCAGGCGATCGATCCCGAGACGGATCCAGGCGACGACGCGTACGATCCCGCTCGCGAGAACCCGGCCGTCGTACTCAACCAGTTGATCCAGACGGTCCGGCCGACCGGCGAGATCGGCGTTCCGGGGCTGTACGTCCCGTCCGACCCGGGTGCTCCCGACGAGATGGCGGCCCAGGGCCGACTCGGCATCGACTTCGGGAAACTCTTCGAGAAGGGCCACAAGTTCGGCACCGGTCAGTGTAACGTCAAGCAGTACAACCGCCAGCTGCGGGACATGATCATCGAGGGTCGCGCCGACCCGAGCTGGGTCGTCTCGCATCGCGTCGACCTCGAGGAGGCACCCGAGATGTACCAGAAGTTCGACGATCGCGAGGAAGGCGTCACCAAAGTCCTGCTCGAACCCTGA
- the yqeC gene encoding selenium cofactor biosynthesis protein YqeC, with product MELTRALAADAGLTCVVGAGGKKSTLYALADRLDRAVLTATVRIPIFDRQVATVRVTDDPVGALAARRGSGGGAQEWPLGLVADREGDRYVGYDPATVDEIGAADAPEHVLVKADGARTRFLKAPGDHEPQLPATVDTVIAIASVHAVGEPLDEGVVHRPDRVAAVTGRTPGEPIEPADVAAILTSLDGGLKDVPDDATYVPLLNMVDDEADLAVAREVSRRVLDRSDGADGRVDRVVLTSMIADEPLVEVRE from the coding sequence ATGGAACTCACGCGAGCCCTTGCCGCGGACGCCGGACTGACCTGCGTGGTCGGCGCGGGGGGCAAGAAGTCGACCCTCTACGCGCTCGCCGATCGGCTCGATCGGGCGGTCCTCACGGCGACCGTCCGCATTCCGATCTTCGATCGACAGGTCGCGACGGTACGGGTGACGGACGATCCAGTAGGCGCGCTGGCGGCACGTCGTGGGAGCGGCGGGGGAGCGCAGGAGTGGCCGCTCGGACTCGTCGCCGATCGGGAGGGAGACAGGTACGTCGGCTACGATCCCGCGACCGTCGACGAAATCGGGGCCGCGGACGCCCCGGAGCACGTCCTGGTCAAGGCCGACGGGGCCCGGACGCGGTTTCTCAAAGCGCCCGGCGACCACGAACCGCAACTGCCCGCGACCGTCGATACGGTCATCGCTATCGCCAGCGTCCACGCCGTCGGTGAACCGCTCGACGAGGGAGTCGTCCACCGGCCCGATCGCGTCGCCGCGGTCACCGGTCGAACGCCGGGCGAGCCGATCGAGCCCGCGGACGTCGCGGCGATTCTGACGAGTCTCGACGGCGGCCTGAAAGACGTCCCCGACGACGCCACCTACGTCCCGCTCCTGAACATGGTCGACGACGAGGCGGACCTGGCCGTCGCTCGCGAGGTCAGTCGACGGGTCCTCGATCGGAGTGACGGGGCGGACGGGCGCGTCGATCGGGTCGTCCTGACGAGCATGATCGCCGACGAGCCGCTGGTCGAGGTCCGCGAGTGA
- the mobA gene encoding molybdenum cofactor guanylyltransferase — translation MGSTSTGRGSLGGVVLAGGYSTRFGETDKAVADLAGEPMIRRVVDRLATVADDVVINCRDEQVDAIRDALSGCDTAIRYATDPVPDRGPLAGIRTGLDAVDREYAAVVACDMPFVDPDLLALLADRADGHDGAVVQLEDGWYQTTQAVYRASTVADACEAALDSEDTRILAALDHVDVVTVPEDDLDEIDPATFESIDTREALADAERQFEA, via the coding sequence ATGGGATCCACCAGTACCGGTCGCGGGTCACTCGGGGGCGTCGTCCTGGCGGGCGGCTACTCGACCCGTTTCGGCGAGACCGACAAGGCCGTCGCCGACCTCGCCGGCGAACCGATGATCCGGCGGGTCGTCGATCGACTCGCAACGGTCGCGGACGACGTCGTCATCAACTGCCGGGACGAACAGGTCGATGCGATCCGGGACGCACTATCGGGCTGTGACACCGCGATACGGTACGCGACCGATCCCGTTCCCGATCGGGGTCCGCTCGCCGGAATCAGGACCGGTCTCGACGCCGTCGACCGGGAGTACGCGGCGGTCGTGGCCTGTGACATGCCGTTCGTCGATCCCGACCTGCTCGCGTTGCTTGCCGATCGGGCCGACGGTCACGACGGCGCGGTCGTCCAGCTCGAGGACGGCTGGTACCAGACGACGCAGGCGGTCTACCGGGCTAGCACGGTTGCGGACGCCTGCGAGGCGGCACTCGACTCCGAGGACACCCGCATCCTGGCCGCACTCGATCACGTCGACGTCGTCACCGTTCCCGAGGACGACCTCGACGAGATCGACCCGGCCACCTTCGAGAGCATCGACACCCGGGAGGCGCTCGCGGACGCCGAACGGCAGTTCGAGGCGTAG